The following coding sequences lie in one Myxococcus xanthus genomic window:
- a CDS encoding alpha/beta fold hydrolase codes for MPLLQLEELSLYFEESGEGTPVLFLHGLGSSGRDWESVAPRLTGRHRVIVPDARGHGRSGKPPGAYGVPRFARDIAGLCDALGLTGVHVVGLSMGGMMGFQLAVDRPELVRSLVIVNSGPELVARTLRRKFEFGLRLTLLKLLGPSVLAKVLAPKLFPKPEQEALRQRALEIFSANDPDAYLRATKGLVGWSVMRHLGGITCPVLVLASDRDYTPVSTKQAYVDLLPNARLQVLSDSGHASPHDQPDKVADAVEAFLAGVEDAAADARQPG; via the coding sequence ATGCCGTTGCTCCAGCTCGAGGAGCTCTCCCTCTACTTCGAGGAATCGGGTGAGGGCACCCCCGTGCTGTTTCTTCACGGGCTTGGCTCCTCTGGCCGGGACTGGGAGTCCGTGGCACCCAGACTGACGGGCCGCCATCGCGTCATCGTTCCAGATGCGCGGGGGCATGGCCGCAGCGGAAAGCCGCCGGGCGCCTATGGCGTGCCGCGCTTCGCCCGGGACATCGCCGGGCTGTGTGACGCGTTGGGGCTCACCGGCGTCCACGTGGTGGGCCTGTCCATGGGCGGGATGATGGGGTTCCAGCTCGCGGTGGACCGGCCGGAGCTGGTGCGCAGCCTGGTCATCGTCAACAGCGGGCCGGAGCTGGTGGCGCGCACGCTGCGCCGCAAGTTCGAGTTCGGCCTGCGCCTGACGCTGCTGAAGCTGCTGGGGCCCTCGGTGCTGGCGAAGGTCCTGGCGCCCAAGCTCTTCCCCAAGCCCGAGCAGGAAGCACTTCGTCAGCGCGCGCTGGAGATATTCAGCGCCAACGACCCGGACGCGTACCTGCGCGCGACGAAGGGGTTGGTGGGGTGGAGCGTCATGCGGCACCTGGGCGGCATCACCTGCCCGGTGCTGGTGCTCGCGTCCGACAGGGACTACACGCCCGTGTCCACGAAGCAGGCCTATGTGGACCTGCTGCCGAACGCGCGGCTCCAGGTGTTGAGTGATTCCGGCCATGCGTCACCGCATGACCAGCCCGACAAGGTCGCCGACGCAGTGGAGGCCTTCCTGGCCGGAGTCGAGGACGCCGCGGCGGATGCGCGGCAGCCGGGCTGA
- a CDS encoding extracellular catalytic domain type 1 short-chain-length polyhydroxyalkanoate depolymerase, which yields MKRNAVTCSRTGLLLLAVLTLTAAAPARAGTWVHGIEGTRGFQLWVPTGYQADTPLPLVVALHGCFQNPSQFAGLSRLNEKADAEKFLVLYPNQATFANPTQCWNFMLVLNQTRGHGEPALVVGMVEQVKRHYAVDARRIYVGGVSSGAVLTGTLLACYSDVFAAGMIGAGAMYKAATTISGTGFAMLFGSIYHPDDRGRDAWVCSGRPRHTVPVLVVHGTKDSVVDIVNGRQATRQFLQTSDYGDDGVANDSIRPVATQVTRATVPGGRAYTVEDYVYGGSLVARHIEIQGMDHAWPGGDSRYPFADPSGPDGTSIMWDFFRQHTRN from the coding sequence ATGAAGCGGAACGCTGTCACGTGCTCACGCACGGGGTTGTTGCTGCTCGCCGTCCTCACGCTCACCGCCGCGGCCCCCGCGCGCGCCGGCACCTGGGTCCATGGCATCGAAGGGACCCGGGGCTTCCAGCTCTGGGTGCCCACGGGTTACCAGGCGGACACGCCGCTGCCCCTGGTGGTGGCGCTGCACGGCTGCTTTCAGAACCCGAGCCAGTTCGCCGGCCTCTCGCGCCTCAACGAGAAGGCGGACGCCGAGAAGTTCCTGGTGCTGTACCCGAACCAGGCGACGTTCGCGAACCCCACGCAGTGCTGGAACTTCATGCTGGTGCTCAACCAGACGCGAGGCCACGGTGAGCCCGCGCTCGTTGTGGGCATGGTGGAGCAGGTGAAGCGGCACTACGCGGTGGATGCGCGCCGCATCTACGTGGGCGGCGTCAGCTCCGGCGCGGTGCTCACGGGGACGCTGCTGGCCTGCTACTCGGACGTGTTCGCCGCGGGGATGATTGGCGCGGGCGCCATGTACAAGGCGGCCACCACGATTTCGGGCACGGGCTTCGCGATGCTCTTCGGCAGCATCTACCACCCGGATGACCGGGGCCGGGACGCGTGGGTGTGCTCGGGCCGTCCGCGTCACACGGTGCCGGTGCTCGTCGTGCACGGGACGAAGGACAGCGTCGTCGACATCGTCAACGGCCGGCAGGCGACGCGGCAGTTCCTCCAGACCAGCGACTACGGCGATGACGGCGTGGCCAACGACAGCATCCGTCCGGTGGCCACGCAGGTGACGCGCGCGACGGTGCCCGGCGGGCGCGCGTACACGGTGGAGGACTACGTCTACGGCGGCTCGCTGGTGGCGCGGCACATCGAAATCCAGGGGATGGACCACGCCTGGCCCGGCGGGGATTCGCGCTATCCCTTCGCCGACCCGTCCGGGCCGGACGGCACCTCCATCATGTGGGACTTCTTCCGGCAGCACACCCGGAACTGA
- a CDS encoding MBL fold metallo-hydrolase, whose translation MRNRSLALSFATMLATAALTGCAVTSHGVQPSALGKARPSSELLPMLTQPGPVELETVVSCDWAVERGGLINLDHPTAKRAGLEDGDEPVQVFFHALRHPEKGLFIVDTGVETALRDAPEKAAMRGLVASAMNMEKMTVHAPLGEWLAKQQQPLAGVFLTHLHLDHITGMADVPAGTPVYTGPGEASDRAFVNLVVQGNSDRALAGKPPLSEWTYAREDAGLFDGAVDIFGDGSVWALWLPGHTPGTTAYLVRSTKGPVLLAGDVSHTRWGWEHDVEPGSFNNDADRATVSFKKLRAFAQAHPEVEVRMGHQH comes from the coding sequence ATGCGGAACCGTTCCCTTGCCCTCTCGTTCGCCACCATGCTCGCCACCGCCGCCCTCACGGGCTGCGCCGTCACCTCACATGGCGTGCAGCCCTCCGCGCTCGGCAAGGCACGCCCTTCGTCGGAGCTGCTACCAATGCTGACGCAACCCGGCCCCGTGGAGCTGGAGACGGTCGTCTCCTGCGACTGGGCCGTGGAGCGCGGCGGCCTCATCAACCTGGACCACCCCACCGCGAAGCGCGCGGGCCTGGAGGACGGGGATGAGCCGGTCCAGGTCTTCTTCCACGCCCTCCGCCACCCGGAGAAAGGGCTCTTCATCGTCGACACCGGCGTGGAGACGGCGCTGCGAGACGCGCCGGAGAAGGCCGCCATGCGCGGGCTCGTCGCCAGCGCGATGAACATGGAGAAGATGACGGTGCACGCCCCACTGGGGGAGTGGCTGGCGAAGCAGCAACAGCCGCTGGCGGGCGTGTTCCTCACGCACCTGCATCTGGACCACATCACCGGCATGGCGGACGTGCCCGCCGGGACACCCGTCTACACCGGGCCGGGTGAGGCCTCCGACCGCGCCTTCGTGAACCTCGTCGTCCAGGGCAACAGCGACCGGGCCCTGGCCGGCAAGCCGCCGCTGTCGGAGTGGACCTACGCGCGGGAGGACGCCGGCCTGTTCGACGGCGCGGTGGACATCTTCGGGGACGGCTCCGTGTGGGCGCTCTGGCTGCCCGGCCACACGCCCGGCACCACCGCGTACCTGGTGCGCTCCACGAAGGGCCCGGTGCTGCTCGCGGGGGACGTCAGCCACACCCGCTGGGGCTGGGAGCACGACGTGGAGCCCGGCTCGTTCAACAACGACGCGGACCGGGCCACGGTGAGCTTCAAGAAGCTGCGCGCGTTCGCCCAGGCACACCCCGAGGTCGAGGTGCGCATGGGCCACCAACACTGA
- a CDS encoding LysR family transcriptional regulator, translating to MDISWDDARLFLAIAETGSFSGAARQLRIGQPTVSRRLAALEYAVGASLFRRGVDGAVLTAAGERLVLPAKKMAEWAGELHRAAESSDTSPRGLVRVTAAPYMCFDFLAPFSGAVAKKHPGLRLEVLSGIQYLDLGRGEADLALRARCPPNADLKRVYGVQIRNAVFVAKSLKAKLPKRPTLQQIPWVAWAPPFDATPPNPQLESIIPGFSPVFTADNYLVMLAAAEAGVGAMVLGDLRHRFVRERSLVPLDLDLGPYATSELHLVCAKSALDIPRVRKVSELLVEELEQAKKR from the coding sequence ATGGATATCTCCTGGGATGACGCGCGGCTGTTCCTCGCCATCGCGGAGACGGGCAGCTTCAGCGGGGCGGCGCGGCAGCTCCGCATCGGTCAGCCCACGGTGAGCCGGCGGCTGGCGGCGCTGGAGTACGCGGTGGGCGCCTCCTTGTTCCGCCGGGGCGTGGACGGCGCGGTGCTGACGGCCGCAGGCGAGCGGCTGGTGCTACCGGCCAAGAAGATGGCGGAGTGGGCCGGAGAGCTGCACCGCGCGGCGGAGTCGTCGGACACGTCGCCTCGCGGCCTGGTGCGGGTGACGGCGGCGCCGTACATGTGCTTCGACTTCCTCGCGCCCTTCTCGGGCGCGGTGGCGAAGAAGCACCCGGGGCTGCGCTTGGAGGTGCTCTCCGGGATTCAGTACCTGGACCTGGGGCGCGGCGAGGCGGACCTCGCGCTGCGGGCCCGGTGCCCGCCGAACGCGGACTTGAAGCGCGTGTATGGGGTGCAGATTCGCAACGCTGTCTTCGTGGCGAAGTCGCTCAAGGCGAAGCTGCCCAAGCGGCCCACGCTCCAGCAGATTCCGTGGGTGGCCTGGGCGCCGCCGTTCGATGCGACGCCGCCCAATCCCCAGTTGGAGTCCATCATCCCCGGCTTCTCGCCCGTGTTCACCGCCGACAACTACCTGGTGATGCTGGCCGCCGCCGAAGCGGGCGTGGGGGCCATGGTGCTGGGCGACCTGCGGCACCGCTTCGTGCGGGAGCGGAGCCTCGTGCCGCTCGACCTGGACCTGGGGCCCTATGCCACCAGCGAGCTGCACCTGGTCTGCGCGAAGTCCGCGCTCGACATACCGCGTGTGCGGAAGGTTTCGGAGCTGCTGGTCGAGGAGCTGGAGCAGGCGAAGAAGCGGTGA
- a CDS encoding isovaleryl-CoA dehydrogenase has translation MTERNAIAAGFLTHEVTNQPPPLEYDAWTTDTVLREVVAREGGGWAEADLAKYGPVVGGEMQQLAFLANENKPKFRPFDRYGNRRDEVEFHPAYHRLMELGMAHGVSGFAWRNEDKPGAHVARMALFYLHNQADNGTSCPLTMTYASVPALRHQPEVAMEWLPRVSSASYDSRFIPAAQKSGATIGMGMTEKQGGSDVRTNTTKAHRLGEGRGPGQPYALVGHKWFFSAPMSDAFLVLAHAEGGLSCFLMPRFTPDGALNAIRVQRLKDKLGDWSNASSEVELHGAYAVMVGAEGRGVPTILEMVALTRQDCMIGSSGQMRQALVQAIHHTRHRVAFGKRLIDQPLMRNVLADLALELEAHVALTGRVSRAVDATPRDEKEAAFCRIATAVGKYWVCKRTPSFVNEAQECLGGAGYVEETNLPRLYRQAPLNSIWEGSGNIQCLDVLRAASREPASREALFAELLAAQGGHPAYDEATARLGKELANTDSLEVRSRTIVEGLALALQASLLIRAGNTAVSDAFCESRLGGAHGQTFGTLPAHAPMQMLIERAFSEGAK, from the coding sequence ATGACTGAACGCAACGCCATTGCCGCCGGTTTCCTCACGCACGAAGTCACGAACCAGCCTCCGCCGCTCGAGTACGACGCGTGGACGACGGACACCGTGCTCCGCGAGGTGGTGGCCCGGGAGGGCGGCGGCTGGGCGGAGGCCGACCTGGCGAAGTACGGCCCCGTGGTGGGCGGGGAGATGCAGCAGTTGGCGTTCCTCGCCAACGAGAACAAGCCCAAGTTTCGGCCCTTCGACCGCTATGGCAACCGCCGCGACGAGGTGGAGTTTCATCCCGCGTACCACCGGCTGATGGAGCTGGGCATGGCCCACGGCGTGTCGGGTTTCGCCTGGCGCAACGAGGACAAGCCCGGCGCCCACGTGGCGCGCATGGCCCTCTTCTATCTGCACAACCAGGCGGACAACGGGACGAGCTGCCCGCTCACGATGACGTACGCGTCGGTGCCCGCGCTGCGCCACCAGCCGGAGGTGGCGATGGAGTGGCTGCCGCGCGTGAGCTCGGCGTCCTACGACAGCCGCTTCATCCCCGCCGCGCAGAAGTCAGGCGCCACCATTGGCATGGGCATGACGGAGAAGCAGGGTGGCTCCGACGTGCGCACCAACACCACCAAGGCGCACCGCTTGGGTGAAGGCCGCGGGCCCGGTCAGCCCTACGCGCTGGTGGGCCACAAGTGGTTCTTCTCCGCGCCCATGAGCGACGCCTTCCTGGTGCTGGCGCACGCGGAGGGGGGCCTGTCGTGCTTCCTGATGCCGCGCTTCACGCCGGACGGCGCGCTCAATGCCATCCGCGTCCAGCGGCTGAAGGACAAGCTGGGCGACTGGAGCAACGCCAGCTCGGAGGTGGAGCTGCACGGTGCCTACGCGGTGATGGTGGGCGCGGAGGGCCGCGGTGTCCCCACCATCCTGGAGATGGTCGCGCTGACGCGGCAGGACTGCATGATTGGCTCCAGCGGGCAGATGCGTCAGGCGCTGGTGCAGGCCATCCACCACACGCGCCACCGCGTGGCGTTTGGCAAGCGGCTCATCGACCAGCCGCTGATGCGCAACGTGCTGGCGGACCTGGCGCTGGAACTGGAGGCCCATGTCGCGCTCACCGGGCGCGTCTCCCGCGCGGTGGACGCCACGCCTCGGGACGAGAAGGAGGCCGCGTTCTGCCGCATCGCCACGGCGGTGGGGAAGTACTGGGTGTGCAAGCGCACGCCGTCCTTCGTCAACGAGGCGCAGGAGTGCCTGGGCGGCGCGGGCTACGTGGAGGAGACGAACCTGCCGCGCCTGTACCGGCAGGCCCCGCTCAACTCCATCTGGGAGGGCAGCGGCAACATCCAGTGCCTGGACGTGCTGCGCGCGGCGTCGCGCGAGCCGGCCAGCCGGGAGGCCCTCTTCGCTGAGCTCCTGGCCGCGCAGGGCGGGCACCCCGCCTACGACGAGGCCACCGCGCGGCTGGGCAAGGAGTTGGCCAACACGGACTCGCTGGAGGTGCGCTCGCGCACCATCGTGGAAGGGCTGGCGCTGGCGCTCCAGGCGTCGCTGCTGATTCGCGCGGGCAACACCGCCGTGTCGGATGCCTTCTGCGAGTCCCGCCTGGGCGGAGCGCATGGACAGACGTTTGGCACGCTACCGGCCCACGCTCCCATGCAGATGCTCATCGAGCGCGCCTTCTCCGAGGGCGCGAAGTGA
- a CDS encoding SDR family oxidoreductase, whose product MSNLQGKTLFITGASRGIGKAIALRAARDGANIIIAAKTTEPHPKLPGTIYTAAEEIEKAGGKALPCVVDIRDEQQIAAAVAKAVETFGGIDILVNNASAISLTGTLETPMKRFDLMHGINTRGTFACSQACIPYLKKASNPHILNNSPPLNMEARWFAPHVAYTMAKFGMSMCVLGMAEELRSDGIAVNAIWPRTVIATAAVQNLLGGEETIRGCRTPEIMADAAYAILTKPSREFTGNFCIDEEVLRGVGVTDFDKYQLVPGAELLPDYFI is encoded by the coding sequence ATGTCCAATCTCCAGGGAAAGACGCTGTTCATCACCGGTGCCAGCCGTGGCATCGGCAAGGCCATTGCCCTCCGCGCTGCCCGGGATGGCGCCAACATCATCATCGCCGCCAAGACGACGGAGCCGCACCCCAAGCTCCCCGGCACCATCTACACGGCGGCGGAGGAAATCGAGAAGGCCGGTGGCAAGGCGCTGCCCTGTGTCGTGGACATCCGCGACGAGCAGCAGATTGCCGCCGCCGTGGCCAAGGCGGTGGAGACCTTCGGCGGCATCGACATCCTGGTGAACAACGCCAGCGCCATCAGCCTCACGGGCACGCTCGAGACGCCAATGAAGCGCTTCGACCTGATGCACGGCATCAACACGCGCGGCACGTTTGCGTGTTCGCAGGCGTGTATCCCGTACCTGAAGAAGGCCAGCAATCCGCACATCCTCAACAACTCGCCGCCGCTCAACATGGAGGCGCGCTGGTTCGCGCCCCACGTCGCGTACACCATGGCGAAGTTCGGCATGAGCATGTGCGTGCTGGGCATGGCGGAGGAGCTGCGCTCGGACGGCATCGCGGTGAACGCCATCTGGCCGCGCACCGTCATCGCCACCGCGGCGGTGCAGAACCTGCTGGGCGGGGAGGAGACCATCCGCGGCTGCCGGACGCCGGAAATCATGGCGGACGCGGCCTACGCCATCCTCACCAAGCCGAGCCGCGAGTTCACTGGCAACTTCTGCATCGACGAGGAGGTCCTCCGCGGCGTGGGCGTGACGGACTTCGACAAGTACCAGCTGGTGCCCGGGGCGGAGCTGCTCCCGGACTACTTCATCTGA
- the mltA gene encoding murein transglycosylase A, whose product MDMRHLRILLLSALGLLASACPSPTRAPVTRPEDALIRLSRKMEPRDDGDVASLRTAVAESLVWLRSRPSDQRFIYGARQVSIAELRTALERLHARLREDLTPEALWALVLEDFEPLEAAGGEDGQVLFTGYYEPTIEASLTRTDVYNVPIHGPPSDLIEVPLESFAERFKSERVFGRLDGRKVVPYWSRGDIRGGRLSGRKLELAWAKDPVALFFLEVQGSGSLLLPDGSRRRIGYAASNGKPYRSIGSLLIQEGAIPKEEMSMQALRAWLAANPQQCHRVLDHNESYVFFRFLNTASVGSLGRPVTAGRSIATDARLFPKGGLAFIHTERPVRMADGSVQWKPLSRFVLNQDTGGAIRGAGRVDVFWGAGPQAELAAGMMKQKGRLLFLVPRPGRAAPLVAPVSVTPPK is encoded by the coding sequence ATGGACATGCGGCACCTCCGAATCCTCCTGCTGTCGGCGCTGGGGCTTCTCGCCTCGGCCTGTCCGAGCCCCACCCGCGCCCCCGTCACCAGGCCCGAGGACGCGCTCATCCGCCTGTCTCGCAAGATGGAGCCCCGGGACGACGGTGACGTCGCGTCCCTGCGGACCGCCGTCGCCGAGAGCCTCGTGTGGCTGCGGAGCCGTCCGTCCGACCAACGCTTCATCTACGGCGCGCGGCAGGTCTCCATCGCCGAGCTGCGGACCGCCCTGGAGCGCCTGCACGCGCGGCTTCGCGAGGACCTCACGCCGGAGGCGCTGTGGGCCCTGGTTCTGGAGGACTTCGAGCCGCTGGAGGCCGCCGGAGGCGAGGACGGCCAGGTGCTCTTCACCGGCTACTACGAGCCGACCATCGAGGCGAGCCTGACGCGCACGGACGTGTACAACGTGCCCATCCACGGGCCTCCGTCCGACTTGATTGAGGTCCCGCTGGAATCCTTCGCGGAGCGCTTCAAGTCAGAGCGCGTCTTCGGCCGGCTCGACGGGCGGAAGGTGGTGCCGTACTGGTCGCGCGGGGACATCCGTGGGGGGCGGCTCAGCGGACGGAAGCTGGAGCTGGCGTGGGCCAAGGACCCGGTGGCGCTCTTCTTCCTGGAGGTGCAGGGCAGCGGTTCGTTGCTCCTGCCGGATGGGAGCCGGCGCCGCATCGGCTACGCCGCGTCGAATGGGAAGCCGTACCGCAGCATCGGCTCGCTGCTCATCCAGGAGGGCGCCATCCCCAAGGAGGAGATGTCGATGCAGGCGCTGCGCGCGTGGCTGGCCGCGAATCCGCAGCAATGCCACCGGGTGCTCGACCACAACGAGTCCTACGTGTTCTTCCGCTTCCTCAACACCGCGTCGGTGGGGTCGCTCGGGCGGCCGGTGACGGCGGGGCGCTCCATCGCGACGGACGCGCGGCTGTTTCCCAAGGGCGGCCTGGCCTTCATCCACACCGAGCGCCCGGTGCGCATGGCGGACGGCTCCGTGCAGTGGAAGCCGCTGTCGCGCTTCGTGCTCAACCAGGACACGGGCGGGGCCATCCGGGGCGCGGGTCGGGTGGACGTCTTCTGGGGCGCGGGCCCGCAGGCGGAGCTGGCGGCGGGGATGATGAAGCAGAAGGGGCGGCTGCTCTTCCTCGTCCCCCGGCCCGGCCGCGCCGCGCCCCTGGTGGCGCCGGTGTCCGTCACGCCTCCGAAGTAG
- a CDS encoding OsmC family protein: MESPLYTGEVRTVGESMARSITDAGAFKIFMDEPMELGGRNGAPSPLDFILAAHAGCLTLKAATSEA; the protein is encoded by the coding sequence ATGGAAAGCCCACTGTATACCGGAGAGGTCCGTACCGTCGGAGAGAGCATGGCGCGCAGCATCACCGACGCGGGCGCCTTCAAGATATTCATGGACGAGCCCATGGAGTTGGGTGGCCGCAATGGCGCCCCCAGTCCGCTCGACTTCATCCTGGCCGCACACGCGGGCTGCCTGACCTTGAAGGCCGCTACTTCGGAGGCGTGA
- a CDS encoding 2-oxoglutarate and iron-dependent oxygenase domain-containing protein, with protein MAETKDGVVLLDYAQLVAGADLSAAIERAYGHDGIGLLVVRGIPGLAELRDNLLPLGFRFAALPTEVKDRYVHARSSYSFGWSHGKELLRPGQFDEFKGSYYNNPQYDVPHTDAELIEKHPENYHPNVWPDADFPELRPAFMALGQRMVDVGVLVAGQCDKYVQAKLGSRLAPDAALAKTIRDSRTCKARLLYYFAINEDATPRTRDSWCGWHSDHGSLTALCPAMYFEAEPGAAEPARKDIPVPDPEAGLYVRTRSGEERKVVIPKDSLAFQIGESSQIVTGGLLRSTPHAVQALAHPASRNISRATFAVFMQPDNDMHLRPPEGVDPAEQKVGAFQPGMTFGDFAKATFAKFYNPYA; from the coding sequence GTGGCGGAAACGAAAGACGGAGTGGTTCTTCTCGACTATGCGCAGCTCGTGGCGGGCGCGGACCTGAGCGCCGCCATCGAGCGCGCCTACGGGCATGACGGCATTGGCCTGCTCGTCGTTCGGGGCATCCCCGGGCTGGCCGAGCTGCGCGACAACCTGCTGCCCCTGGGCTTCCGCTTCGCCGCGCTGCCCACCGAGGTGAAGGACCGCTACGTCCACGCGCGCAGCAGCTACTCGTTCGGCTGGAGCCACGGGAAGGAGCTGCTGCGCCCCGGCCAGTTCGACGAGTTCAAGGGCTCGTACTACAACAACCCGCAGTACGACGTGCCGCACACCGACGCGGAGCTCATCGAGAAGCACCCGGAGAACTACCACCCCAACGTGTGGCCGGACGCGGACTTCCCGGAGCTGCGGCCCGCCTTCATGGCGCTGGGCCAGCGGATGGTGGACGTGGGCGTGCTGGTCGCCGGGCAGTGCGACAAGTACGTGCAGGCCAAACTGGGCAGCCGCCTGGCACCGGACGCGGCGCTGGCGAAGACGATTCGTGATTCGCGCACGTGCAAGGCGCGGCTGCTCTACTACTTCGCCATCAACGAGGACGCGACGCCGCGCACGCGCGACTCGTGGTGCGGCTGGCACAGCGACCACGGCTCGCTCACGGCGCTGTGCCCGGCCATGTACTTCGAGGCCGAGCCGGGCGCGGCGGAGCCGGCGCGCAAGGACATCCCGGTGCCGGACCCGGAGGCGGGCCTGTACGTGCGCACGCGGTCCGGCGAGGAGCGCAAGGTCGTCATCCCGAAGGACAGCCTGGCCTTCCAGATTGGCGAAAGCTCCCAGATTGTCACCGGCGGGCTGCTGCGGTCCACGCCGCACGCGGTGCAGGCGCTGGCCCATCCGGCCAGCCGCAACATCTCCCGCGCCACCTTCGCGGTGTTCATGCAGCCGGACAATGACATGCACCTGCGTCCGCCGGAGGGCGTGGACCCCGCCGAGCAGAAGGTGGGCGCCTTCCAGCCTGGAATGACTTTCGGCGATTTCGCCAAGGCGACGTTCGCGAAGTTCTACAACCCCTACGCGTAG
- a CDS encoding DUF2845 domain-containing protein, giving the protein MERRHPMRALGLAVVLSMAGVPVAAEAASLRCGQALVADGALKTEVLAKCGEPAAKNFRTVTDSAGSVTPDRNTGGVTTERRSVTREYEEWTYNFGPRRFMQVVTFENGRLIDVQSAGYGSE; this is encoded by the coding sequence ATGGAGAGGAGACACCCCATGCGAGCTCTTGGATTGGCGGTCGTGCTTTCAATGGCCGGGGTGCCGGTGGCGGCGGAGGCGGCTTCGCTCCGTTGTGGCCAGGCGCTGGTGGCGGATGGGGCGCTCAAGACCGAGGTGCTCGCCAAGTGTGGGGAGCCAGCGGCGAAGAACTTCCGCACGGTGACGGACTCGGCGGGCTCGGTGACGCCGGACAGGAACACGGGGGGCGTCACGACGGAGCGGCGGTCCGTCACCCGGGAGTACGAGGAGTGGACCTACAACTTCGGGCCGCGCCGCTTCATGCAGGTGGTGACGTTCGAGAACGGCCGCCTCATCGACGTGCAGAGCGCGGGCTACGGCAGCGAGTAG